One genomic region from Nilaparvata lugens isolate BPH chromosome 3, ASM1435652v1, whole genome shotgun sequence encodes:
- the LOC111043487 gene encoding uncharacterized protein LOC111043487 — protein MACLKGSTVSSRLQSDVMQMNVGLKYCQLFSLAYEQHGVKISRHVKHAEMVYGLVLRLPGEFLTPNLPTGHTHPSTFVTNLRSYFNALRPVKGHGERMPFVFKDLATCQHVFVRTDTSKGALEPPYSGPYLVISRTDKTAVVQIQGSDITISMDCLKSAFIMADEDQPISISQTIPPATASPLPDAIQDPLPDSDTPAVTTRSGHWVHFPDRLQAGVL, from the coding sequence ATGGCTTGCTTGAAAGGCTCCACCGTCAGCTCAAGGCTGCAATCAGATGTCATGCAAATGAACGTTGGACTGAAATACTGCCAGCTATTCTCCTTGGCATACGAGCAGCATGGCGTGAAGATTTCAAGGCATGTAAAACATGCAGAAATGGTGTATGGCCTGGTTCTTCGCCTTCCTGGAGAGTTTCTGACACCAAACCTCCCAACTGGTCATACACATCCATCAACATTTGTGACCAACCTTCGAAGCTATTTCAATGCTCTTAGACCAGTGAAGGGTCATGGGGAGCGAATGCCGTTTGTCTTCAAGGACCTTGCCACATGTCAGCACGTCTTTGTCCGGACTGACACTTCAAAAGGTGCACTGGAACCACCATACTCTGGGCCATACTTGGTCATCAGCCGAACTGACAAAACTGCAGTAGTGCAAATTCAGGGTTCTGACATTACCATCTCAATGGATTGCCTCAAGTCAGCCTTCATCATGGCAGATGAAGATCAGCCAATCAGCATCAGCCAAACGATTCCCCCTGCAACAGCCAGCCCTCTACCTGATGCCATCCAGGATCCACTGCCAGATTCTGACACTCCAGCAGTAACTACCAGAAGTGGTCATTGGGTGCACTTCCCAGATCGCTTGCAAGCTGGTGTTTTGTGA